In a single window of the Litorilituus sediminis genome:
- a CDS encoding cold-shock protein yields MSDTVTGKVKFFNETKGFGFIEQENGPDVFVHFSAITGDGFRTLADGQSVSFSVKQGQKGPEAENVTAL; encoded by the coding sequence ATGTCAGATACAGTTACTGGTAAAGTTAAATTTTTTAACGAAACTAAAGGTTTTGGTTTTATTGAGCAAGAAAATGGTCCTGACGTGTTTGTTCACTTCAGTGCTATCACAGGTGACGGTTTCCGCACCTTAGCTGACGGTCAATCAGTATCGTTCAGTGTAAAACAAGGTCAAAAAGGCCCTGAAGCAGAAAACGTAACTGCTTTATAA
- a CDS encoding DUF411 domain-containing protein — translation MFSLPRLFPKTLLILVSTLLLVACSEPELDTKATQQPVEQSESPVLAVYKDPNCGCCQKWIKHINEQGLQSKVYDSQSMGQFKQDKGIAPQYRSCHTGVSNEGYVFEGHVPAKFILKFLEEKPQDAIGLSVPAMPIGTPGMEMGDKFMPYHVLLLKADGSNEIYAKIDNYQAQF, via the coding sequence ATGTTTTCTTTACCTCGCCTTTTTCCCAAGACCTTGCTTATATTGGTGTCTACCTTACTACTGGTCGCTTGCTCAGAGCCAGAATTAGATACTAAGGCTACTCAGCAGCCGGTAGAGCAAAGCGAATCGCCTGTGCTTGCTGTTTATAAAGATCCTAATTGTGGTTGTTGTCAGAAGTGGATAAAGCACATAAATGAGCAAGGCTTACAATCTAAGGTGTATGACAGCCAAAGCATGGGGCAGTTTAAGCAAGACAAGGGCATTGCGCCACAATACCGCTCTTGTCATACCGGCGTATCAAATGAAGGTTATGTCTTTGAAGGTCACGTACCGGCTAAGTTTATTCTGAAATTCCTTGAAGAAAAACCTCAAGATGCTATTGGTCTTTCCGTACCTGCTATGCCAATTGGTACGCCAGGTATGGAAATGGGCGATAAATTTATGCCTTATCATGTCTTGTTGTTAAAAGCTGATGGTAGTAACGAAATCTACGCTAAAATTGATAATTATCAGGCGCAATTTTAG
- a CDS encoding valine--tRNA ligase — translation MEKTFNPTDIEQSLYQSWESQGYFSPTGHGDSYSIAIPPPNVTGSLHMGHAFQQTIMDTLIRYQRMQGKNTLWQTGCDHAGIATQMVVERKIAAEEEKTRHDYGREGFIDKIWEWKEQSGGTIGKQMRRLGNSIDWSRERFTMDDGMSEAVQEVFVRLFEDDLIYRGKRLVNWDPKFHTAISDLEVENKDKKGHMWHLRYPLANGEKTAEGKDYLVVATTRPETMLGDTGVAVNPEDPRYKDLIGKQVLLPLVNRLIPIVGDEHADMEKGTGCVKITPAHDFNDNEVGKRHNLPLINILDKDAAVLATAEVYNNKGEPSDDYSTELPSEFAGLDRFVARKAIVAKFEELGLLVEVKDHDLVAPYGDRSGVIIEPLLTDQWYVRVEKLAKPAIAAVEDGDIEFVPKQYENMYFAWMRDIQDWCISRQLWWGHRIPAWYDASGKVYVGRSEAEVRANNNLADDIALTQDDDVLDTWFSSALWTFSTLGWPKDTDDLKTFHPTDVLVTGFDIIFFWVARMIMMTLHFNKDENGKGQVPFKKVYVTGLIRDENGDKMSKSKGNVIDPLDMIDGISLDDLLEKRTGNMMQPQLAKKITKLTKKEFPNGIEAHGTDALRFTLTSVATTGRDISWDMKRLEGYRNFTNKLWNASRYVTMNTEEHDCGANGGEMEYSLADRWIIGQFEQTVKTVHEAFDSYRFDLASQALYEFTWNQFCDWYLELTKPVLFKGNEAQQRATRHTLVNILESLLRLMHPIMPFITETIWQKVQPLTSFAKNGDSIMTQAFPEFDASKCDQKAIDDLEWVKQFIIAIRNIRGEMDIAPSKPLPVLLKNVSEEDKRRLSDNEQFLSALAKLESIEVLADDDQGPASASAVIGELSLLIPMAGLIDKEAELARLDKAIDKLTKEAGKVRGKLGNENFVGKAPAAVIEKEKAKLLEAETALSKMLEQKEQIAAL, via the coding sequence ATGGAAAAAACGTTTAACCCGACCGATATTGAACAATCACTTTACCAAAGCTGGGAAAGCCAAGGCTACTTTAGCCCGACAGGGCATGGCGATAGCTACAGCATTGCTATTCCACCACCTAATGTCACCGGTAGTTTGCATATGGGTCACGCTTTTCAGCAAACCATTATGGATACTTTAATCCGTTACCAACGTATGCAAGGTAAAAATACCTTATGGCAAACAGGTTGCGATCATGCCGGTATTGCTACACAAATGGTAGTAGAGCGTAAGATTGCTGCGGAAGAAGAGAAAACTCGTCACGATTACGGTCGTGAAGGTTTTATCGATAAAATCTGGGAGTGGAAAGAACAATCAGGCGGCACTATTGGCAAGCAAATGCGCCGCTTAGGTAACTCAATTGATTGGTCGCGCGAACGCTTCACTATGGATGACGGTATGTCTGAAGCGGTACAAGAAGTATTTGTGCGCTTATTTGAAGATGATTTGATTTATCGCGGTAAACGTTTAGTTAACTGGGATCCTAAATTCCACACCGCTATTTCAGACTTAGAAGTAGAAAACAAAGATAAAAAAGGCCACATGTGGCACCTACGCTACCCATTAGCGAATGGTGAAAAAACCGCAGAAGGTAAAGATTATTTAGTGGTTGCCACGACGCGCCCAGAAACTATGCTTGGTGATACGGGTGTTGCCGTTAACCCAGAAGATCCTCGTTATAAAGATTTAATTGGCAAGCAAGTATTATTACCGCTTGTTAATCGCTTAATTCCAATTGTCGGTGATGAACACGCTGATATGGAAAAAGGCACAGGCTGTGTAAAAATCACCCCAGCCCATGACTTTAACGATAATGAAGTAGGTAAACGTCACAACCTACCGTTAATTAATATCTTAGATAAAGATGCCGCCGTACTTGCAACAGCTGAGGTGTACAATAACAAAGGTGAGCCTTCAGATGATTACAGCACTGAGCTGCCAAGTGAGTTCGCTGGCCTTGATCGCTTTGTTGCCCGTAAAGCCATTGTTGCTAAATTTGAAGAGCTAGGCTTACTGGTTGAAGTAAAAGATCATGATTTAGTTGCGCCATACGGTGACCGCTCAGGCGTTATTATTGAGCCACTTTTAACTGACCAATGGTATGTACGTGTTGAGAAGTTAGCAAAACCTGCTATTGCCGCAGTTGAAGACGGTGATATTGAGTTTGTTCCTAAGCAATATGAAAACATGTACTTTGCTTGGATGCGTGATATTCAAGATTGGTGTATTTCACGTCAATTATGGTGGGGCCATAGAATTCCAGCTTGGTATGATGCCAGTGGTAAAGTATACGTTGGTCGCAGCGAAGCTGAAGTACGCGCAAACAATAACCTAGCGGATGATATAGCACTAACACAAGATGATGATGTACTAGATACTTGGTTCTCATCAGCGCTTTGGACCTTCTCGACCTTAGGCTGGCCAAAAGATACCGATGATTTAAAAACTTTCCACCCTACCGATGTATTAGTAACAGGTTTTGACATTATTTTCTTCTGGGTAGCTAGAATGATCATGATGACCTTGCACTTTAACAAAGATGAAAATGGCAAAGGACAAGTACCATTTAAGAAAGTGTACGTAACAGGTCTAATTCGCGATGAAAATGGCGATAAGATGAGTAAATCAAAAGGTAATGTTATTGATCCGCTCGATATGATTGATGGTATTTCTCTTGATGATTTACTAGAAAAACGTACGGGTAATATGATGCAGCCGCAGTTAGCGAAGAAGATTACTAAGCTAACTAAAAAAGAATTCCCTAATGGTATTGAGGCGCACGGTACTGATGCTTTACGTTTCACCTTAACCTCAGTAGCTACCACAGGCCGTGATATTAGCTGGGATATGAAACGTTTAGAAGGTTACCGTAACTTTACCAATAAACTATGGAATGCTAGCCGTTACGTTACCATGAACACAGAAGAGCATGATTGTGGCGCAAATGGCGGTGAAATGGAGTACTCGCTTGCCGATCGTTGGATTATAGGTCAGTTTGAGCAAACCGTGAAAACAGTACACGAAGCCTTTGATTCATACCGCTTTGACTTAGCATCACAAGCTTTATATGAGTTCACTTGGAACCAATTCTGTGACTGGTACCTAGAGCTTACTAAGCCAGTGTTATTTAAGGGGAATGAAGCACAACAACGTGCTACCCGTCATACTTTAGTAAATATCTTAGAAAGCTTATTGCGCTTAATGCACCCAATCATGCCATTTATTACGGAAACCATTTGGCAGAAAGTACAACCGTTAACGAGTTTTGCTAAAAATGGCGACTCTATTATGACGCAAGCTTTCCCTGAGTTTGATGCCAGCAAGTGTGATCAAAAAGCCATTGATGATTTAGAGTGGGTTAAGCAATTTATTATCGCTATTCGTAATATTCGTGGTGAAATGGACATAGCACCAAGCAAGCCTTTACCTGTGTTACTTAAGAATGTTTCTGAGGAAGATAAGCGCCGCTTAAGCGACAACGAACAGTTCCTAAGTGCCTTAGCGAAACTAGAAAGCATTGAAGTACTGGCAGATGACGACCAAGGCCCGGCATCAGCATCAGCGGTTATTGGCGAATTATCATTATTAATTCCTATGGCTGGTTTAATTGATAAAGAAGCTGAGCTTGCTCGCTTAGATAAAGCCATTGATAAATTAACTAAAGAAGCAGGTAAAGTACGTGGTAAATTAGGCAATGAAAACTTCGTTGGCAAAGCACCTGCTGCTGTTATTGAAAAGGAAAAAGCTAAGCTTTTAGAGGCAGAAACCGCACTTAGCAAGATGTTAGAGCAAAAAGAGCAAATAGCCGCACTTTAA
- the nrdR gene encoding transcriptional regulator NrdR: MYCPFCSALETKVIDSRLVSDGHQVRRRRECLACHERYTTFESAELVMPRIIKRDGTREPFNEEKMASGLTRALEKRPVSTEQVELAINKLKSQMRATGERELTSEMLGNLIMAQLKELDKVAYLRFASVYLSFEDISEFADEIARLGSEKNGKDKKISKKLAQGN, encoded by the coding sequence ATGTATTGTCCTTTTTGCTCAGCACTGGAAACAAAAGTAATTGATTCACGTTTAGTGTCTGATGGACATCAAGTAAGACGTCGCCGTGAATGCTTGGCATGCCATGAGCGTTACACAACCTTTGAAAGTGCAGAGCTTGTTATGCCGCGCATTATTAAACGCGATGGTACGCGCGAGCCATTTAATGAAGAAAAAATGGCCAGCGGTTTAACTCGCGCTTTAGAAAAACGCCCTGTCAGTACCGAACAGGTAGAGTTAGCGATTAATAAGCTAAAGTCACAAATGCGTGCCACTGGCGAACGTGAACTGACCAGCGAAATGCTAGGTAATTTGATTATGGCGCAACTTAAAGAGCTAGATAAGGTGGCTTACTTGCGCTTCGCTTCAGTTTATTTATCTTTTGAAGATATCAGTGAATTTGCTGATGAGATTGCTCGTTTGGGCAGTGAAAAAAATGGTAAAGATAAAAAGATTAGTAAAAAGCTTGCTCAAGGTAATTAG
- the ribBA gene encoding bifunctional 3,4-dihydroxy-2-butanone-4-phosphate synthase/GTP cyclohydrolase II, protein MNLNTPQEIIDDIALGKMVILMDDEDRENEGDFIMAAEKVTPEAINFMATHGRGLICMPMSREKCETLKLPLMVDKNDAQFSTNFTVSIEAASGVTTGISAADRATTVLAAAAKDASHLDIVQPGHIFPLIAKDGGVLNRAGHTEAGVDIARMAGLEPAAVIVEILNEDGTMARRPDLELIAQKHDIKMGTIADLIEYRNANETTIERISQCKLPTAFGDFELTVFKDTIDGQAHFALSKGEIKADEPTLVRVHLENTFRDLLFSQRESVATWPIADALEKIGQEGGVLVLLGKHESPNELINLVEKYAKIDAGETVKEIKRHIGSRNVGVGSQILANLGVSKMRLLSSQTKYHSLSGFGLEVVEYIAD, encoded by the coding sequence ATGAATTTAAATACCCCACAAGAAATAATCGACGATATCGCATTAGGTAAAATGGTTATTTTAATGGATGATGAAGACAGAGAAAATGAAGGTGACTTCATTATGGCTGCTGAAAAAGTTACCCCAGAAGCGATAAACTTTATGGCAACCCATGGTCGTGGCTTAATTTGTATGCCAATGAGCCGCGAAAAGTGTGAAACGTTAAAATTACCTCTAATGGTAGATAAAAACGATGCCCAGTTTAGCACTAACTTTACCGTGTCAATTGAAGCTGCTAGCGGTGTTACTACCGGTATTTCTGCTGCTGATCGTGCTACTACTGTGCTTGCTGCAGCGGCAAAAGATGCTAGCCATTTAGATATTGTACAGCCGGGTCATATTTTCCCTTTGATTGCTAAAGATGGCGGCGTACTAAACCGCGCGGGTCATACTGAAGCAGGTGTTGATATTGCCCGTATGGCAGGCTTAGAGCCAGCAGCCGTTATCGTTGAAATTCTTAATGAAGATGGCACTATGGCGCGTCGCCCTGATTTAGAATTAATTGCGCAAAAGCATGATATTAAAATGGGTACCATTGCTGATTTAATTGAATATCGTAATGCCAATGAAACCACAATTGAGCGAATTTCTCAGTGTAAGTTGCCAACAGCATTCGGTGATTTTGAATTAACTGTTTTTAAAGATACTATCGACGGTCAAGCGCATTTTGCTTTATCAAAAGGCGAGATTAAGGCAGACGAGCCGACCTTAGTACGTGTTCATTTAGAAAATACCTTTAGAGATTTATTGTTTAGCCAACGTGAAAGCGTGGCGACATGGCCAATTGCTGATGCTTTAGAGAAAATCGGTCAAGAGGGTGGTGTACTGGTACTTCTTGGTAAACATGAATCGCCGAATGAACTGATTAACTTGGTTGAGAAATACGCAAAAATTGATGCCGGTGAAACAGTGAAAGAGATTAAACGTCATATTGGCTCACGCAATGTTGGCGTTGGCTCACAAATTCTGGCTAATTTAGGTGTTAGTAAAATGCGCTTATTAAGCTCGCAAACTAAGTATCACTCATTATCTGGTTTTGGTTTAGAAGTGGTTGAGTATATTGCTGATTAA
- the glyA gene encoding serine hydroxymethyltransferase: MFTRDMNIADFDAELYQAMTNEVERQEEHIELIASENYCSPRVLEAQGSQLTNKYAEGYPGKRYYGGCEYVDVAEQLAIDRAKELFGATYANVQPHAGSQANAAVFQALVTPGGKVLGMSLAHGGHLTHGSHVNFSGKSYEAIQYGLHPETGDIDYEELERLAEEHKPEMIIGGFSAFSGIVDWARMRKIADKVGAYFMVDMAHVAGLIAAGLYPNPVPHAHVVTTTTHKTLAGPRGGLIVSGCDDEEIYKKLNSAVFPGGQGGPLMHIIAAKAVAFKEALAPEFKVYQEKVLENAKAMVAVLQERGYKVVSNGTENHLLLLDLIDKDITGKDADAALGRAHITVNKNSVPNDPRSPFVTSGLRLGTPAITRRGFGVEETQALTGWICDILDDLDNEEVNARVQGQVKELCARFPVYK, translated from the coding sequence ATGTTTACTCGTGATATGAATATTGCTGACTTTGATGCTGAGTTATATCAAGCAATGACAAATGAAGTTGAGCGTCAAGAAGAGCATATTGAATTAATTGCTTCAGAAAACTACTGTAGCCCGCGTGTACTTGAAGCACAAGGATCGCAATTAACTAACAAATACGCTGAAGGTTACCCTGGTAAGCGTTACTATGGTGGTTGTGAGTACGTAGATGTAGCTGAGCAATTAGCCATTGATCGTGCAAAAGAATTATTTGGCGCAACCTATGCCAATGTTCAGCCTCATGCTGGTTCTCAAGCAAATGCTGCTGTTTTCCAAGCACTAGTTACGCCAGGCGGTAAAGTATTAGGTATGAGCTTAGCTCATGGTGGTCACTTAACTCATGGTTCACATGTTAACTTTTCTGGTAAGTCATACGAAGCAATTCAATACGGTTTACACCCTGAAACAGGTGACATTGACTATGAAGAGTTAGAGCGTTTAGCAGAAGAGCATAAGCCTGAAATGATCATTGGTGGTTTCTCAGCATTCTCTGGTATTGTTGATTGGGCTCGTATGCGTAAGATTGCTGATAAAGTTGGCGCTTACTTTATGGTTGATATGGCTCACGTTGCCGGTTTAATTGCTGCGGGTCTTTACCCTAACCCTGTACCACATGCGCACGTGGTTACCACAACGACGCATAAAACATTAGCTGGCCCACGTGGTGGTTTAATTGTTTCTGGCTGTGATGATGAAGAGATTTACAAGAAGTTAAACTCGGCAGTATTCCCAGGTGGTCAAGGTGGTCCTTTAATGCACATTATCGCTGCTAAAGCGGTTGCATTTAAAGAAGCGTTAGCACCAGAGTTTAAGGTTTACCAAGAAAAAGTATTAGAAAATGCTAAAGCTATGGTAGCGGTACTTCAAGAGCGTGGTTATAAAGTTGTATCAAACGGTACAGAGAACCACTTATTACTTCTTGATTTAATCGATAAAGATATCACAGGTAAAGATGCTGATGCTGCACTTGGTCGCGCGCACATTACTGTGAACAAAAACTCAGTACCAAATGATCCACGTTCACCATTCGTTACTTCAGGTTTACGTTTAGGTACGCCAGCAATCACTCGTCGTGGTTTTGGTGTTGAAGAAACTCAAGCGTTAACTGGCTGGATTTGTGACATCTTAGATGACTTAGATAACGAAGAAGTAAATGCTCGTGTTCAAGGTCAAGTTAAAGAGCTTTGTGCTCGCTTCCCTGTTTATAAATAA
- a CDS encoding RNA polymerase sigma factor, with protein sequence MLNSQQTRISAFCATGVGASKVESKDSGLDHQIVFTQWMTEHENLLRHIITGFEAKPAIQDELFQEIALNIWRALPKFRQDASVKTFVARIAHNVLATHVAKSVKSIKVTQDLSQLNQDAEQDCPLSTPYQQLNKVQRQQRLAACIRQLSLEQQQVITLALEGMSYQEIAQVLDITTNLVGVRLKRAKTALMQRLEAI encoded by the coding sequence ATGTTAAATTCTCAGCAAACAAGAATATCAGCATTTTGTGCCACTGGTGTTGGTGCAAGTAAAGTTGAAAGCAAGGATAGTGGTTTGGATCATCAAATCGTATTTACCCAGTGGATGACGGAGCATGAAAACTTGCTTCGTCATATCATTACCGGCTTTGAAGCAAAGCCGGCTATACAGGATGAACTTTTTCAAGAAATTGCCCTGAACATTTGGCGGGCGCTACCTAAGTTTCGCCAAGATGCCAGCGTAAAAACCTTTGTTGCTCGTATAGCTCATAATGTATTAGCCACTCATGTGGCGAAATCAGTGAAGTCAATTAAGGTCACTCAAGATTTATCACAATTGAACCAAGATGCAGAGCAAGACTGCCCGCTTTCGACACCCTACCAGCAACTGAATAAAGTTCAGCGACAACAACGCCTTGCTGCCTGTATTCGCCAACTAAGCTTAGAGCAACAGCAAGTGATAACACTTGCGCTAGAAGGCATGAGTTATCAGGAAATTGCCCAAGTACTTGATATTACAACGAACTTAGTTGGTGTTCGCTTAAAGCGAGCTAAGACAGCATTAATGCAACGTTTGGAGGCGATATGA
- a CDS encoding SMP-30/gluconolactonase/LRE family protein: MKKIMTFSILSLIAYLLFWPVEISPVAWQAPINKGYQGSFAQNEYLSAIETIDLAGSEGPEAIALSANGLVYFSLLNGDIKFLDAQGKVQHFANTAGRPLGIAFNQQGELIVADAFRGLLKVNQAGEVTELVTRVDGIAVNYANDLDIADDGKIYFSDASTKFHAKKYGTYQASLLDINEHAGNGRLLVFDPVTGKAKTLAKGFNFANGVALSHDQNWLLLNETGSYRLLRIGITADNYQQQSVLIDNLPSFPDNLSRGISDIDNSLYWLGLVSPRSAILDKVSNSPFLRKVIQRLPLAIRPKAKPYGHVIAINDHGEVIYNLQDPSKKYGYNTGALIKGDTLYVSSLHEKTLGKLANFSKIPRQQK; the protein is encoded by the coding sequence ATGAAAAAAATAATGACCTTTAGTATACTTTCCCTTATCGCCTACTTACTGTTTTGGCCGGTAGAAATCTCGCCTGTTGCTTGGCAAGCACCAATCAACAAAGGCTATCAAGGAAGCTTTGCACAGAACGAATATTTAAGTGCAATTGAAACCATTGATTTGGCAGGCAGTGAAGGGCCAGAGGCCATCGCTTTGTCGGCAAATGGTTTAGTGTATTTTTCCTTACTTAATGGCGATATTAAGTTTTTAGATGCACAAGGAAAAGTACAGCATTTTGCCAACACAGCGGGTCGCCCATTAGGTATCGCCTTTAATCAACAAGGAGAGCTTATTGTTGCAGATGCTTTTCGCGGCTTACTTAAGGTTAATCAAGCGGGCGAAGTAACAGAGCTCGTGACAAGGGTTGATGGTATCGCGGTTAATTATGCCAATGATTTAGATATAGCCGATGATGGTAAAATTTACTTTTCTGATGCCAGTACTAAATTTCATGCAAAAAAATACGGCACCTATCAAGCAAGCTTACTGGATATTAATGAGCATGCTGGCAACGGTAGGTTGCTAGTGTTTGATCCTGTTACAGGGAAGGCAAAAACGCTAGCTAAAGGGTTTAACTTTGCTAATGGTGTTGCTTTAAGCCATGATCAAAATTGGCTGCTATTAAATGAAACAGGTAGTTATCGGCTATTAAGAATTGGTATTACAGCAGATAATTATCAACAGCAAAGTGTCTTGATTGATAACTTACCCTCTTTTCCTGATAACCTAAGTCGTGGTATCAGTGATATAGATAACTCACTCTATTGGTTAGGTTTAGTAAGCCCAAGAAGTGCCATTTTAGATAAAGTTTCCAACTCGCCGTTTTTACGTAAAGTGATTCAACGTTTACCTTTAGCCATTAGACCGAAAGCAAAACCTTATGGTCATGTGATTGCGATAAATGATCACGGGGAAGTTATCTACAACTTACAAGATCCAAGTAAAAAGTACGGCTACAATACCGGCGCCTTGATTAAAGGTGATACCCTTTATGTTAGTAGCTTACATGAAAAAACACTTGGGAAGCTGGCTAACTTTAGCAAAATCCCCCGTCAGCAAAAATAA
- the ribD gene encoding bifunctional diaminohydroxyphosphoribosylaminopyrimidine deaminase/5-amino-6-(5-phosphoribosylamino)uracil reductase RibD, translating into MALAIELAKKGHYTTSPNPRVGCVLVNNNQIIGQGFHAKAGLAHAEVNALAEAKKHYPELIQGATAYVTLEPCSHTGRTPPCAQKLIDAKVARVVSAMVDPNPKVSGRGLKMLSDQGIVAQSGLLAAEASLLNVGFIKRMTVKVPYVRCKLAASLDGKTAMQSGESKWITANEAREDVQRLRAQSCAVIAGADSVLFDNAKMNLRWSQLGYLAKTYPENKLRQPLRVIIDSQHRLTPSLELFKQESPILIVQTFAETHLENQQQWPHFVEHIQVKATYDNKVCLRELLAVLAKREINEVLIESGAKLAGAFIEQDLVDELILYQAGKLIGGDGKNLVEMPSIQSLSQAKQLKINDVRMLGRDIKITAKFERE; encoded by the coding sequence ATGGCCTTGGCTATTGAGCTTGCCAAAAAAGGTCATTACACCACGTCACCCAACCCTAGAGTCGGTTGTGTTTTAGTTAACAATAATCAAATTATTGGCCAAGGTTTTCATGCTAAAGCGGGCTTAGCTCATGCCGAAGTCAATGCCTTAGCTGAAGCTAAAAAGCATTATCCTGAGCTTATTCAAGGTGCTACAGCTTATGTTACCTTAGAGCCATGCAGCCATACCGGGCGAACACCACCCTGTGCCCAAAAACTTATTGATGCTAAGGTTGCTCGTGTCGTTTCTGCTATGGTTGACCCAAACCCTAAGGTGTCTGGTCGAGGCTTAAAAATGTTATCGGATCAAGGCATAGTTGCGCAATCTGGTCTGTTAGCAGCAGAGGCTAGTTTGTTAAATGTCGGTTTTATTAAACGCATGACAGTAAAAGTGCCTTACGTTCGTTGTAAGCTTGCCGCCAGTTTAGATGGTAAAACGGCAATGCAAAGTGGTGAAAGTAAGTGGATAACTGCAAATGAAGCCAGAGAAGATGTACAAAGGTTAAGAGCGCAGAGCTGCGCTGTTATAGCCGGTGCTGATTCTGTATTATTTGATAATGCCAAAATGAACCTTCGTTGGTCGCAATTAGGTTATTTAGCAAAAACCTATCCTGAAAATAAATTAAGACAGCCACTTAGGGTAATCATTGATAGCCAGCACCGACTAACTCCATCGCTTGAGTTATTTAAGCAAGAGTCACCTATATTAATCGTACAAACTTTTGCTGAAACGCACCTTGAAAACCAACAGCAATGGCCTCATTTTGTTGAGCATATTCAGGTAAAAGCAACATACGACAACAAGGTATGTTTACGTGAATTGCTTGCTGTGCTTGCCAAGCGTGAAATTAATGAAGTACTCATTGAGTCAGGTGCAAAATTAGCCGGCGCTTTTATTGAGCAAGATTTAGTGGATGAGCTAATACTGTATCAAGCAGGTAAACTCATTGGTGGTGATGGCAAAAACCTAGTAGAAATGCCGAGCATTCAATCACTTTCGCAAGCAAAGCAATTAAAAATCAATGATGTTCGCATGCTAGGACGTGATATTAAAATTACCGCAAAATTTGAAAGAGAATAA
- a CDS encoding riboflavin synthase, with protein MFTGIIEAVGKIKAININSQGARIVIATDSLDMSDVNLGDSIATNGICLTVVEYDSASFSADVSNETLKRTGFANYQVGSKVNLEKAMLASTRFGGHMVSGHVDGISQVLSIQNNGNSIEYWLSMPKELAHYIAEKGSVTIDGTSLTVNALRDDSFRLTIVPHTVKETIFAQYQVGTKVNLEVDLIARYLERLLQGNSHNENEQAQSKSGVDEALLQQAGFIKR; from the coding sequence ATGTTTACTGGAATTATTGAAGCTGTTGGTAAAATTAAAGCGATAAATATCAATAGTCAAGGCGCACGCATAGTTATCGCGACAGATAGCTTAGATATGAGCGATGTTAACTTAGGTGACTCTATTGCTACCAATGGTATTTGTTTGACCGTTGTAGAGTATGATTCAGCAAGCTTTAGCGCTGATGTTTCCAATGAAACATTAAAAAGAACAGGTTTTGCTAATTATCAGGTAGGTAGCAAGGTTAATCTTGAAAAAGCCATGTTGGCGAGCACGCGTTTTGGCGGCCACATGGTCTCAGGGCATGTTGACGGTATTTCACAAGTGTTATCTATTCAAAACAATGGCAACAGTATCGAATACTGGCTCTCTATGCCAAAAGAATTAGCACATTACATTGCTGAAAAAGGCTCTGTCACCATAGACGGTACTAGTCTGACTGTAAACGCCTTGCGAGATGATAGTTTCCGCTTGACCATAGTGCCACATACGGTGAAAGAAACTATTTTTGCGCAATACCAAGTAGGTACTAAGGTTAACTTAGAGGTTGATCTGATTGCTCGCTACCTTGAGAGATTATTGCAAGGTAATTCTCATAACGAGAATGAGCAAGCGCAGAGTAAATCAGGTGTTGATGAAGCCTTACTACAGCAAGCAGGTTTTATTAAACGATAA